From a region of the Anomalospiza imberbis isolate Cuckoo-Finch-1a 21T00152 chromosome 3, ASM3175350v1, whole genome shotgun sequence genome:
- the BEND3 gene encoding BEN domain-containing protein 3, which produces MNSAEITDDDEVKIPKKNVKVETENEDEALDCSVTSRSAEKHSLDGAVTCLQDSNKRKQTSLGSDGSGGQQDALPSVKKRRFTQEGSLSNMRNRDVGSPTQVNAEQTNKNKNSNVTWLCEEESFSDIITPSYKKPLYGISHKITEKKNPPGAEQFASYELFEKINPSSPSQIRTLNDQRKRDSATAIAVAAATADSESNIYSLIQKMFYTLNTLNTNMTQLHSKVDLLSLEVSRIKKQVSPAESVADFKPPPEYQLTSTELKQIMDQSTSGGDLACRLLVQLFPELFSDDEFGRSCSACGFLTKRKLESLHLQLIRNYVEVCYPSVKNTAVWQLECLPQVNDFFNRFWAQREMENSQQNVQSSSFYETEQVESSHFMEDKEQEEALSLDRSNVIASDYMLDAQDLNEFLDEASSPGEFSVFLLHRLFPELFDHRKLAERYSCFGDSGKQLLDPHRLQIIRRYTEIYFPDVQEEEAWLQQCVQRINDELESTYMDGSECDQMRDDCYDSSSLPDDVSIIKVEDSFEYEKPGRRSKKIWLVPIDFDKLDFPPPDFDVPVPDYLLNKEQIKSIYESSLSIGNFASRLLVLLFPELFTHENLRKQYNCSGSLGKKQLDPTRIKLIRHYVQILYPRAKNDRVWTLEFVGKLDERCRRRDTEQRRSYQQQRKIHVPGPDRREFLTYAINPERFREEFEGPPLPPERSSKDFCKIPLDELVVPNPDFPVPSLYLLSDKEIREIVQQSLSVGNFAARLLVRLFPELFTPENLRLQYNHSGACNKKQLDPIRLRLIRHYVEAVYPVEKMEEVWHYECIPSIDERCRRPNRKKCDILKKAKKAKKVTGSLNC; this is translated from the coding sequence GGCTCCCTTTCAAACATGAGGAACAGAGATGTTGGCTCACCCACTCAGGTAAATGCAGAGCAGACAAACAAGAACAAGAATTCTAATGTAACGTGGCTCTGTGAAGAAGAATCTTTCAGTGACATAATCACTCCGTCTTATAAAAAACCTCTCTATGGCATCTCACACAAAATCACAGAGAAGAAGAACCcaccaggagcagagcagtTTGCTTCTTATGAATTGTTTGAAAAAATCAACCCTAGCAGTCCCTCGCAAATTCGGACTTTGAACGATCAACGCAAAAGAGACTCGGCCACAGCCATTGCCgtagcagcagccacagcagattCAGAATCAAATATATATTCTTTGATACAGAAAATGTTTTACACGCTGAACACCCTCAACACCAATATGACTCAGCTTCACAGTAAAGTTGACCTGCTGTCTCTGGAGGTTAGCAGAATTAAAAAGCAAGTCAGTCCAGCAGAGTCCGTTGCTGACTTCAAGCCTCCCCCAGAGTACCAGCTGACTTCTACGGAACTCAAACAAATCATGGATCAAAGCACATCGGGCGGGGACCTGGCTTGCCGGTTGCTCGTGCAGCTCTTCCCAGAGCTCTTCAGTGACGATGAGTtcggcaggagctgcagtgcgTGTGGCTTTCTCACCAAAAGGAAACTTGAATCTCTTCATCTACAGCTTATTCGTAACTATGTGGAAGTTTGTTACCCTTCTGTGAAGAATACAGCTGTGTGGCAGTTGGAGTGTTTGCCTCAAGTCAATGATTTTTTCAATAGATTTTGGGCTCaaagggaaatggaaaacagTCAGCAGAATGTGCAATCATCCAGTTTTTATGAGACTGAGCAGGTCGAATCCTCTCATTTTATGGAGGATAAAGAGCAGGAAGAAGCTTTGTCCTTGGACAGGAGTAATGTCATTGCCTCAGATTACATGCTGGATGCTCAGGATCTCAATGAATTTTTAGATGAAGCTTCTTCACCAGgagagttttctgtttttttgttaCACAGACTTTTTCCAGAACTCTTTGACCACAGAAAATTAGCTGAAAGGTACAGCTGCTTTGGAGACTCCGGAAAACAACTGCTGGATCCTCATCGGCTTCAAATAATCCGTAGGTACACTGAAATTTACTTTCCAGATGTGCAAGAAGAAGAAGCCTGGTTGCAGCAGTGTGTTCAGCGAATAAATGATGAGCTTGAAAGTACGTATATGGATGGAAGTGAATGTGACCAGATGAGAGATGACTGTTACGATTCTTCTAGTTTACCAGATGATGTATCAATCATAAAAGTGGAAGACAGTTTTGAATATGAAAAGCCTGGCAGACGGTCAAAAAAAATTTGGCTTGTACCCATAGATTTTGACAAACTTGACTTTCCCCCTCCTGAttttgatgtccctgtgccagATTACCTGTTGAACAAAGAACAGATTAAAAGCATATATGAAAGCAGTCTTTCCATAGGCAACTTTGCTTCCCGGTTGCTTGTTCTCTTATTTCCTGAACTATTTACTCATGAAAACTTACGGAAGCAATACAACTGTAGCGGATCTTTAGGCAAGAAACAGCTTGACCCCACTAGAATTAAATTAATTCGACATTATGTGCAGATACTGTACCCCCGAGCAAAGAATGACAGAGTGTGGACATTGGAGTTTGTTGGGAAGCTTGACGAGCGGTGTCGTCGAAGAGACACGGAGCAAAGGCGCTCGTACCAACAACAACGGAAAATCCACGTGCCAGGGCCCGACAGGAGGGAATTTCTCACCTATGCAATAAACCCTGAGAGATTTCGGGAAGAATTTGAAGGGCCACCGCTGCCTCCAGAAAGAAGTAGCAAGGATTTTTGCAAGATACCACTCGATGAACTTGTTGTTCCTAATCCAGACTTCCCTGTGCCTTCTCTGTATTTGCTGTCTGATAAGGAGATAAGAGAGATAGTACAGCAGAGCCTGTCGGTCGGCAACTTTGCTGCCAGGCTTCTCGTAAGACTCTTTCCTGAACTCTTTACTCCGGAGAATCTGAGACTGCAGTACAACCATTCAGGTGCTTGTAATAAAAAACAGCTTGATCCCATCAGACTGAGACTGATCCGTCATTATGTGGAGGCAGTTTATCCTGTGGAGAAAATGGAAGAAGTTTGGCATTATGAATGTATACCGAGCATCGATGAAAGGTGCCGGCGTCCTAACAGAAAAAAGTGTGATATACTGAAAAAAgctaagaaagcaaaaaaagtgaCAGGCTCTTTAAACTGCTAA